The genomic DNA CAAATGTTCATATCATCAGGAGCTCTGCTTGATTACTTGGAGACTGCCCTACAAAAGTTCCAGGATGGACCATTCTTCCTCGGACAATTTAGTTTGGTATGTTCATAACCCAAAGACTGCTCTTCATGGACGTGTAATCTTTTCCGAGATATTGCTGGTCGTACAACTTATGAgccaagtaaaaaattttaggtCGATGTAGCTTATATTCCGTTCATCGAGAGGTTCCAGATCTTCTTGTCGGCAGTGAGGAAGTACGATATTGGAGAGGGAAGGCCCAAACTGGCAGCGTGGATCGAGGTAAATATCCATATATAGGACTCCTGAGTCTTCTACCAAGAAAATGATCCGAGTCATCGAATGTTGAAGAGTCCGCATTGTATGGATTGTTCTGTGCAGGAAATGAACAAGATCGAGGCTTACAACCCAACAAAGTGCAATCCCGATGAACTAGTCAAATCTTACAAGACCTACTTCGTCTAGTTCATCGCAGCGCTTCAGTTGACAGACCGACACTTATTAAACGAACATCTGATCTCCGCCTGTAGGGGCTATTTGGTCTGTCTGCTTGCTTGAGGATTGGGCAATAGAGGAAGTGTTGTGCTAAGTAGCAATTATTACATGAGAATAACGAGGTCGTGTCATGACTTGTCAAGCAATATGTTCTATGATATCAAACTGGAAAAAATTCGAATACGTGTGAGCCGTCGTCTgatcaattttttattgtggaatttgcattaaaaaaaaatggtatgaCGGCCTAGTAATTACAAGAAACAGTTCCTTCAATGGACCgaataatatttcatcaaaCAAAATGTTCACATCGTAATGCCAGAGCTATAAACCGGATAACGTCCGGAATTGGGTCGGACCAGAACCGGGATTCCTCCGACCAAACGGCCCATTAGGGTTCCAAGAAGATAGTTATCCCAAAACGACAACCATGTCGGATCTAGACGGCGAGCATCGCGTTGTTGACGAGAGCGCTCGAGCGAGCGACATAAGCCCAGGCCCCCCACGTGGCGCTATCCGCATCTCAGTGACTATGCTGCCAGCTCCAGGTACATACGGTCCACGGCCTGTTGAACCCACTGGGAAACACTCACGGGCGTATACACCCGGACCGCTCAGCGGTTCCACGACAGCGGGAATCGGAATCTCTCTCTAGAAGAAAgacagggagagagagagagagaacgaaCGGTGTTGATAAAGGGGAAAGCAGTCGCatactttctctctcctcaTCTCATCAGCGCTCGTCTCgtatctctctctccccttcttCCTGTCTTCTCCAGCGTCCGATCCAACCAATCGATCTGCAGCCAGCAGTCCCATTCCCCGCCTTTTGTTTATTAATCCTCTCTCCCCCTCCTTCGCGCGCTAATCCCTTCTTCAGGTAACGTAACcaacgggaaaaaaaaaacccatttTTGAATGATTCCCCCTcttcccccctctctctctctcgctacatcgctttctctctctacccATCGTCGACGGCCCTCGGGTTCGATGCCTGCGGGGACCCGATGGCGCCGATTGGTGATGGCGATGCCGCGTTTTCGTTGATCTTGATGTTATGTTGGGCTAGGGTTTGGATTTTGGGACACCGGGGATGGCCGAGGTCCCGGGAAGCCCAGGCGGAGGGAGCCACGAGAGCGGCGAGCACAGCCCTCGCTCCAACGTCCGGGAGCAGGACAGGTACCTCCCCATCGCCAACATCAGCCGTATCATGAAGAAGGCCCTCCCCGCCAACGGCAAGATCGCCAAGGACGCCAAGGAGACCGTCCAGGAGTGTGTCTCGGAGTTCATCAGCTTCATCACCAGCGAGTATGTTAGCCGTCGAACCAGTTCTGTTGACTCTCTACTGAGCTCGAGCTGCTTTCTTGTTCGTCTGATTTGAGGTTTTTGTGCTGGTCTCTCAATTGTTCCAGGGCAAGCGATAAGTGccagagagagaagaggaagacgaTCAACGGGGATGACTTGCTGTGGGCTATGGCAACCTTAGGCTTTGAGGATTATATCGAACCGCTCAGGATGTATCTCGCCAGATACAGAGAGGTCTGTCGTCTTGGTTTTCTATGTTCGGTGGATCGAGTGCTTGCTTTCCTGTTGCAGAGCTGAAACAGTGTAACAATCTATATGGGCCATTATAATAACAGGATATGCTTACAAATTTCAGTGCGTTTCTTGTGAGTTGAATTGCTTCGACTGACtgagcttttctttttcctggtCGGACTTATTTCGTGGGTTGAATTGAATGGCTGCTGTAGATGGAGGTGAGTGGTCGTATTagtcttttcttctttgtatATTAGTTCTGTCTACCTCGCTGCTTCATGAACTGAGCCTTCTTGCACTTCGATTCTGGGTTGGTGATATAGGGGGACACGAAGGGGTCAGCTAAGAGCGGTGATGGCTCTGTTAAGAAAGATGGTAGCGGGGTTCATCCTGGTCCGAATGCTCAGGTATAGTTCTTAGGAGTCTCTACTCTACTGGGCTTCTCTTTCTCAATAATCCTTTGTCCCCCTGCAGTATGCTGGACGGAGTCTTTACCATACTGATGATTCCTACATGAATTAATGCAGCAGCTTGTTCATCAGGGTTCCTTCTCTCAGGGAATCAGTTATCCAAACTCACAAGTAATTATTCATTTCCTTTCAtcctttctctcttcttcactGAAGttcatacattttttttttcttttaacagTGTAGATACTGTGTTTATACCATTGAATTGATGTGCCTTGAAATCAAATCGGAAATTCATATCTCGTGGATGGATGTCTGCATATTTACTACAGATATGTGACCCCGCTTTGTAGTTCGGACCAACTCAGTATACCTCTTTTTCAGTCCGCCTTTCAAGCTGCAATGGTgtaaatatttcatatatacgAGTTCCTCGTACTTTTTAGCGATGTCCTGCAAAATTGTTGAATCTGGTGAAGATCTTTCGAAATTTCCTTATGTCTCACAAAACTTATGCAAACATAGATTTTGATAGCTTTTCTGTATCTTGAAGTGAACACCAGATTTCATTATCTTTTCAGATTAAAGTATAACTGCTTTCAATAGAGCAAtgagttaaagttaatgaCACTTAATTGTCAGGCGAATTCTCCCCCCTGCTTGTCTGCGTTTTAACATGCATAAATCTTTATCTTGTCTTTTTACTTGCTCGATTCAATTGCAAAGGATTGAGAGTATTTCTCCAGTTAGTGTTGCATATTTGCATGTCAATTGAGATGCGTTGTGCTTGGACAACATTAAGACTGTGTTTAGGAAGACTTATCTTCATTGACATCGGAGCATTGTTCTTGAAGTTGAAGTATGCCATACGTGATATATCTGATCCCGGAATAAGCAATTTGCCCGACAATTGTCTGCGATGCTGCATGTCTTTGTGTCTGCTTCGTGATGTGATGATGGATgagtttcttttgttgctGCTGTCGAAGGGAGTATCCCTGGTGTCTTGGGGTAAATTATGAGGAGGTGAAATTATTCCTTTTGTGTACTTGCTGATGTTTATTATttggaaaatccgtgttcgcaGGGTCAGCATCTCATCGTTCTGACTCATGGAAGAGAGTAGAGGTAGggcttcttctttctttcagTTGCAGAACCAACCAGGAGAGACACCGTctctgatgatgatgaagaagaagaagaagaacaaacaTTGTCCAATGTGATGACTGACAATttaggtttttctttttcttggtttggTTTTATAATTTGTCTCCAGAGTCATTTTATCATGGCGTGTGTATATGTCGGGGCGCTGCCAGGAAAATAATCACTCTCTCCACAACGGGAAAATTCGGTACATCCTgcgggagaaaaaaaaaaaaaactgccaTGCTTTGTATTTGCTAGTCCTTTGGTTGCTTCACAATGACCCGTCGTTACCTTCCTAAACATAAGATTATTAATCCTATTATAATTTATGTGATCCCCGTCTTCTCTCAATCGATGTTTGTCTCACTCGCACAACCTGCACTAGTGGCTGATGTTCGGGCACCCGACCTCAAGCTCTCGATAATCTTGATAGTCGATGGTGGGGAAATATTGACCGAGTATAGTGCataagtaataattaataattaatcagAGTGCATATAAATGAGAAGTTTATAGCGAgattagttttttattttaaagaatTCGGATTCGATAATAGTTAAGTGATTGAGTAATACTCATTCAATATTTGTTATCGATGATGGCTTTTGATGTCCCAAATTCAAATCTTTGCCAATCCCGACCCTCTGAATTGAAGAACTCgtttttttacctttttatcTCAATGCTAATAACTCGCGGTCTTACCGAAAAAATGGATTTAAAATAGCATTAACATGGGAAGAGGATAATGTAAGCTCGACGTAGTACGTTCCCCCTCCACTCAAAACGCCCGCGCGTCAGCCACGCTCTTCCCCTTATTATCTTCTCCTGCAAATGATTCAATaatcttcttctctcttcctccATTGATGAGCTTCAGATGAACTCATCACCTCTCCCTCCTCCTTCCTACTCTACCCCAGCCCCTTCTTCTGTCCCCCACACCCTTTCTTCCCTCTCCTGGTCCTGTCCTCCCCACTCTGCCGCCGTATCCGCCCCTGCAAAGCTCCTGAAGGCTCAATCCCCCTCGTCCTTGAGGGTTCAGGCCACCCCCCACCGCGTTAGCTCCCCTGAGCTCACTGTCGGTTTCACTACCTCCGCCCCCTCCGCCGCGCAGCAAGACCACAAGCTCCTCACCCTCCTTCGCCAGCGGAAAACCCAGGAGGCTTGGGCCCTCTACTCCCAGTCCCCCCACGTCCCCAGCCCCACCTGCCTCAGCCGCCTCGTCTCCCAGCTCTCCTACCTCAACTCCCCCGACGCCCTCTCCCGCGCCCAGTCCATTCTCACCCGCCTCCGCCATGAGGGCCAGCTCCACCGCCTCGACTCCAACTCCCTCGGCCTCCTCGCCTCCGCTGCCGCCAGCCAGGGCCAGGCCCTATACGCTGCCTCCGTCATCCGCTCCATGCTGCGCTCCGGTTACCTCCCCCACGTCAAGGCGTGGAGTGCCGTCGTGACTCGCCTCACCACCTCCTCCGGCGAGGGCGCCGGCCCAGCTGCTGCCCTTGCCTTGTTCGACTCCATCATGCGGCGGGTCAGCCGCTTTCTCCCTGACAGGGCAGCTGATTCGCGGCCGGACACAGCCGCTTATAATGCCGCCCTCAACGCCTGTGCCATTCTCGGTGACACGCAGAGATTCCTCCGACTGTTCGAAGAAATGCCCAAGTTCGGGGCCGAACCTGATGTGTTGACGTATAATGTCATGATAAAGCTCTGTGCTCGGGCCGATAGGAAAGACCTGCTGGTTTATGTTTTAGAGATGATTTTACTGAAGGGGATCGACTTGTGTATGACTACACTGCACTCTCTTGTAGCGGCCTATGTCGGTTTTGGAGACTTGGAGGCTGCGGAGTCAATTGTGCAGGCAATGAGAGAAGGAAGGACGGATATCTGCAAGGTTTTAAGAGATTCTAACGCCGAAGATTTGAGTGTGGAGGAGGAGGGCGAGGGAGTGGAAGATGAGGTGGTTTCAAGGGAAGGGGAGGATGGCGTTTTTGAGAAATTGCTCCCTAACTCGGTCGACCCGAATAGGCATGATCCACCTTTGCTGCGTAAATCGTATGGTCCCAACTCGAGGATCTACACTACGCTCATGAAAGGCTACATGAAGGCTGGGAGAGTATCGAGCACAGTTAGAATGCTCGAGGCAATGAGGCACCAAGAAGATAGCTCAAGCCATCCAGACCACGTTTCGTACACCACCGTGATTTCTGCCTTCGTGAAGACAGGGGCCATGGACCGGGCCCGTGAGGTTTTGGTTGAAATGCTGAGGATTGGAGTGCCTGCAAATGGGATCACTTATAACATTCTCCTGAAGGGGTACTGCCTTCAGCTGCAGATGGACAAGGCCAAGGAGTTGCTCAAGGAAATGTCAGATCGGGCTGGAGTAGAGCCTGATGTTGTGTCGTACAACACTTTAATTGACGGGTGCATATTGGTCGACGATAGTGCAGGGGCGCTTTCATATTTCAATGAGATGCGGTCAAGGAAGATTGGCCCGACCAAGGTCAGTTACACGACCCTGATGAAGGCATTTGCATTCTCCGGCCAGCCCAAGTTAGCGCACAATGTGTTCGATGAGATGGCCCAGGACCCGAGAGTGGAAGTAGATCAGGTCGCGTGGAACATGTTGGTGGAAGGGTATTGCAGGCTCGGGCTAGTCGATGAGGCAAAGAAACTTATCCAGAGGATGAAAGAGACTGGGCTTTACCCAGATGTTGCCACTTATGGAAGCCTTGCGAATGGAATTGCCTTGGCTAGGAAACCGGGAGAGGCGCTTCTGCTGTGGAATGAGGTCAAGGAGAGGTGCGAATTGAACCTACAGAAGGACGTGAAGGAGTCTGATTCTTCCTCTTCGTTGCCGCCGCTGAAGCCTGATGAAGGGTTGCTGGATACGCTGGCAGATATCTGTGTGAGGGCGGCTTTCTTTAGGAAGGCCCTGGAGATCGTGTCCTGCATGGAAGATAACGGGATACCGCCGAATAAGACCAAGTACAAACGGATATATGTGGAGATGCATTCGAGGATGTTTACAAGCAAGCATGCCTCGCACGCTAGGCAGGCGAGGAGGGTCGAGAGGAAGAGGGCTGCTGAGGCCTTTAAATTCTGGGTGGGTCTGCCCAACTCTTACTATGCCAGTGAGTGGCATTTGGGTGATGGTGATTAAGATTCCGATTCGATCCAAAACCTCTGCCTGTTAGATGTTAGGCTCCATTTGGTTCTGAAACCCCTGCTAGTATCTACTTCTCTATCTCGCCTGAGGTTCAGTGGTGATGACCGCAAGTCGGGTTGATGAAGGAAGACAGGCGAGGTTGGAAGGCCATGGCTGGGATATAGATGTTGCAAGTTCCTATACAGCGGAGCTTAAGATACATAGCAATGGTTCATAATTTGATGTTTCAAGGGATTTGTCGAGGTCCCTTACACAGGCTCTAGTTCATAAAAGCATAGAAGGATTTTTCTTGGCAGTGTAGGTGCGTGTATATGTCATGTACTCGACAACAAAAACTTCGAAAAGTACTGAAAATGTTACTAATGATCCTAATATCAGCTATGATCAATTCACGGGTCCAATAATCTTTGCGCATCGGCTTATGCCTTATACCAGATTGTATTCTCCAACCAATCAATCACAACGACCTTCTATGAAAGTACCATTGATCGTCTTCTTAGCATCATTGGAGCACAATTTCTTTGTTTCCACATCCTCAAGGGATCTCGGCCGATGCATTTGCAGGACAAATACTCTTTTCCAAAGCTCAAATTTGCCCATCAGTAATAACTACTCTTAACTCAAAACAGAAACAAAAGCTTCTTCTGAGTAATTGGTAATACATTGTTCAAAATAGCACTCAACAATAAAAAGTACCACGAGAACTCTCTAATGAAGTCATCGAAAAGGGGTCCCGAGACAAAGGCTAAATGCAAAATTAAGACCTTGGCTTCTCCTTCTTTTCCTTGAAGAGAGCCAGGAGGGAGACTCCAGAAACCTTCACAACCTTGAACCTGACACCGGGAATATCTCCGACGGCATGACCCTTACGACCGAATCCCGCAATCAAAACTTCATCCTGAAAATCAGAATTAATTCTGTGATCAGTCACATGAAGACAGCAGGAAACACCTTACACAAAATAGAGATTGTTATGGATGGATATACTTTCACATTGCATAGGAAAACTTACATTTTCTTCGATATAGTTCAGGCAACCATCGTTGGGGACGAATGCAGCAATCTTCTTCCCGTTCTTGATAAGTTGAACTCTAGCACACTTTCTAATAGCAGAGTTCGGCTGCTTAGCTTCAATACCACTGCAGAGAAAACAAGTGTATCTAGTTACAATTGGTTTTGCATATATGAATTTGTACCCTTTACAGATCCATCTAGCAAAGTCCCCCGGTACATTCTAATACAAAAACGGTGTACATAAAGTGACATGAGCAACTCAAGAATGACCCTTACATCTTCTCAAGGACAATGCCCTTGGCATGAGAAGACCCGGCGAATGGCTTCTTCCACTCATTCCCAAGGTTGGACTTCTTGTATGCCTTGTCAGCCCACCTTTGCCTTCTACGGTGGGACTTCAACTTGCGACCAGCTCCCATACCACGTGTCTTCCTGCAAAAGTATTGTAACTCAACATGAACAACTGACTCAGGTATTCAAGATTTTGAAATGGGTTCTCTGGATTGCATTTAGATAATATGCAGAAATCAATACTATGAAACGAATTGGCTTTCAAGTCGAAAGCCTAGAGCAATATCCATCATTTGATCATCTAGGATGAAAAGACTGAATTATACATCACATGAAATATGCCAacagatatataatataacattaCAAATGACAGTTCTTCTATCACTATTTTACCATCGCTATGTTGTTCAATCTTACTTGAACCTATACAACCCAAAACCACGCTCAACATAAAGGATTAACGCCTCTGGACTTGCTAGGTTGCCAGCATAAATTGCCattaacatttttttccaGCAAAAACAGTCATCAATATTGAATTCTTCAGATCTGTCCATCAAGTTCGAGACCATTACGAACTTTCCACAACCACCGATTGTTCTTCTTAGACCTATTTGAGCTGGAAAAAGCATAACTCCATCAACAGAACCTAGAAATTCCTCTCATTGGATACGACAGCACATTCCTCGTTTTCCAAGTGTGTCACACATCGGTTTCCTCGGTCgcgtaaaaagaaaaaatgcgAGTTGTCGAATCAATGGTTCCCCTTATAATGGTTATTAAAGACCATCCAAATGGACTCACATTCAGATCCATCTAGCTGCCTAAGTATAGCCAACCAACTGAAACTCATGAAAGGACTCGAATTTCAGCACAGCGATCCGAAGCTCTAAAGAAATGACACTCAAACTGTGAACTACGGAATAATATCAGCAGAAAAGAAGGTAAAAGCAAGAACATGGCAGTGTCTACTGGGCAACGTCATCAAAGTAGGGATCGAGCGGTACCCCATGGTGATTGAGAAGCAAGTTCTTCGGCTCCGGAGGGCTTGTCAGAGATGGGGAGATAGGTTGAAGACGGTAGCCGCAGCAGCGAAGTTGAAACCCTAGCCCGAGGGTTTGAAGGTTGCTGCAGCTCCTCCTTATATAAAAGGTCAAACTCAAAACCCGAGCATGCAGAATTGGGCCCTTATTGGACCCATGGATGGGCCTAGGCCCATAAATGAGGTCCACTAAAGTTTTTTCCGCCCTCTCTCTAGAGGCCCATGGTCTGGGACAGTAGATTTCTCAGTTATTTTGTGTGAGTAAATTTGCGATGTTTCTTTTTCAACTTGGTGAGATGCACATTCCGCAGTCGATTCGAGCTAATCCCCGATTCATGAACAACACATGAATCGATGCGTAATGTCCGGTACAGAATTTTACTTTTGTCTGGGTTGATAGTAAGAAAGGAGTGATCCAATTCAGAGGACGATGACATGCACAATGCAAATATAGCCTTGTGTATGGATATAGTTTACTATTACAAAATATAGGAAAGAGAACCGTAGTTCGATTATTTGGCAAACTCAATATTTCATCCGTTCCAATCAAGTCCTCGGCGAACAGGTTCGGGTTCGCCCTTGAATGACATATAGATGAACCAGCAATCTGCACATTCCTTTTAACTTCAAAAGATTTGCCAAAACATAAGCCCAACAAAATGGTACAAATACAAAGATAGAGAAGCTTAACGGATTTAACCACTCATCATCACTCCttagaagaaaattaatacTACTGCCATTTGATCTCCTACTTCTGTCCCTTCTTCCACAACACCCCGATCTTCTTCATCAGAACGTTACCGTTCCTCTTCTTCGGCGACTCCTCCTCCATGTCTTCCGAGTAAGGAGAACCCATCACATTCCCGGCCACAGGACTATAGTAGTTATCGAGGGAGCTCGCCCGTTCCATGAGCTTCCCATTGTTCTCTCCTCCACTGGAAATCATTGCTGCTGCCGCCTCAGCAGCCTTCCTCCACTGGTCTGACTGCACTTTTAGCCTCCGAAGCTCAGCTTCCATTTCCAAGTTGGCTGCCTGAGCTGCATCTAACTGTTCCATTACACGTTCGACTCTTCTGTTGCTCTTATCAGCTTCCTCCCTCAGAGACTCGACTCTTGTTAGAGCCTCTCGCTCTGATCCCTTCATGGCTTCCGCCAAAGCCACAGCCTCATTATTGACTTTAGTACTCTCCATTTCCCTCTTACTTAGTTCTTTCTTAAGCACTTCGTTCTTGCTTGATAAATTCTTCAATTTAGTGTCTCTGTCGGACAATTCTGCCTTGAGCTCGGATAAGTCTGCTCGCAACCTCTCCAACTCTGACATCAAAGAGTGTTCATTCTCATTGCCCGGTGATTCCTCAATTTCTGACTTCGTCTCCAACTTCGTAAGTGAGACAAGTCCTAATTCTTCAATCCGACTCATGGCCTTCTTTAGCTCTTCCTCCAGCAAAGCCTGTCTCTGGGAAGATTCCTTCCTCGTATTCTCCATTTGTTCATAAGCACTTCTAATCTGCAGTGTGCTCTGAATGTACTCTTCCTGGTACCTCATCTCAGCTGCATCAAGGGCCGATCTCAGCTGCCCTGCTTCGTTCTTTACCGAATTAAGTTC from Punica granatum isolate Tunisia-2019 chromosome 2, ASM765513v2, whole genome shotgun sequence includes the following:
- the LOC116198152 gene encoding pentatricopeptide repeat-containing protein At3g09650, chloroplastic; this translates as MNSSPLPPPSYSTPAPSSVPHTLSSLSWSCPPHSAAVSAPAKLLKAQSPSSLRVQATPHRVSSPELTVGFTTSAPSAAQQDHKLLTLLRQRKTQEAWALYSQSPHVPSPTCLSRLVSQLSYLNSPDALSRAQSILTRLRHEGQLHRLDSNSLGLLASAAASQGQALYAASVIRSMLRSGYLPHVKAWSAVVTRLTTSSGEGAGPAAALALFDSIMRRVSRFLPDRAADSRPDTAAYNAALNACAILGDTQRFLRLFEEMPKFGAEPDVLTYNVMIKLCARADRKDLLVYVLEMILLKGIDLCMTTLHSLVAAYVGFGDLEAAESIVQAMREGRTDICKVLRDSNAEDLSVEEEGEGVEDEVVSREGEDGVFEKLLPNSVDPNRHDPPLLRKSYGPNSRIYTTLMKGYMKAGRVSSTVRMLEAMRHQEDSSSHPDHVSYTTVISAFVKTGAMDRAREVLVEMLRIGVPANGITYNILLKGYCLQLQMDKAKELLKEMSDRAGVEPDVVSYNTLIDGCILVDDSAGALSYFNEMRSRKIGPTKVSYTTLMKAFAFSGQPKLAHNVFDEMAQDPRVEVDQVAWNMLVEGYCRLGLVDEAKKLIQRMKETGLYPDVATYGSLANGIALARKPGEALLLWNEVKERCELNLQKDVKESDSSSSLPPLKPDEGLLDTLADICVRAAFFRKALEIVSCMEDNGIPPNKTKYKRIYVEMHSRMFTSKHASHARQARRVERKRAAEAFKFWVGLPNSYYASEWHLGDGD
- the LOC116198156 gene encoding 40S ribosomal protein S23; its protein translation is MGKTRGMGAGRKLKSHRRRQRWADKAYKKSNLGNEWKKPFAGSSHAKGIVLEKIGIEAKQPNSAIRKCARVQLIKNGKKIAAFVPNDGCLNYIEENDEVLIAGFGRKGHAVGDIPGVRFKVVKVSGVSLLALFKEKKEKPRS
- the LOC116198155 gene encoding nuclear transcription factor Y subunit B-1-like isoform X1 yields the protein MAEVPGSPGGGSHESGEHSPRSNVREQDRYLPIANISRIMKKALPANGKIAKDAKETVQECVSEFISFITSEASDKCQREKRKTINGDDLLWAMATLGFEDYIEPLRMYLARYREMEGDTKGSAKSGDGSVKKDGSGVHPGPNAQQLVHQGSFSQGISYPNSQGQHLIVLTHGRE
- the LOC116198155 gene encoding nuclear transcription factor Y subunit B-1-like isoform X2 — protein: MAEVPGSPGGGSHESGEHSPRSNVREQDRYLPIANISRIMKKALPANGKIAKDAKETVQECVSEFISFITSEASDKCQREKRKTINGDDLLWAMATLGFEDYIEPLRMYLARYREMEGDTKGSAKSGDGSVKKDGSGVHPGPNAQLVHQGSFSQGISYPNSQGQHLIVLTHGRE